In a single window of the Megalobrama amblycephala isolate DHTTF-2021 linkage group LG3, ASM1881202v1, whole genome shotgun sequence genome:
- the tox4b gene encoding TOX high mobility group box family member 4b isoform X4, whose product MDLNFYSDLSDGTGQPGDPEFLDPQAFNGFDAVQKFPGGNDNYLAISGEGHHFLSSSEVQLSSAFPAQIHHAETFHTPSLGDEEFEIPPISLDPDSALGVSDVVSHFGELGDGGPSSGVPGNAVVGGNDPSFASTFVNTPSQGLEHLSLMGQQGGGPMLGSTLGMDLGHPIGSQFSSSSPMTIDVPLSDMNHGLLGHNQLTTIDQSELSAQLGLSLGGGTILPRSQSPDQPLSATDSPSDSLHDDDMDDFRRSVLVDSPVSLSVSPGVIALSPSLSDQPAIPASSTPVRKGVGGKKGKKKKDPNEPQKPVSAYALFFRDTQAAIKGQNPNATFGEVSKIVASMWDSLGEEQKQVYKRKTEAARKEYLKALAAYKANQLSQPTIEVLDAPPSPPPPAAVAPPPEPTPVAAPTRSSRIPVHAPDNNTITNICTSNIILDLPQVTTRSRTGAHKPPAPPPAPPTVSKIVISKQQLQSPRQPPPLQQMQNTPPPPRLQQMVHSPAPPPLQAKPRGAAAAGQVVATAPPPPLQIKIVPAPAQTDASAPIIVTTAGAPLASSAASAVEVAQPAAIVTTLSPSATEDAAEEGMEVELNVSPAPAVTPAGAPSVCVRAGCNNPPIESKDWDREYCSNECVATHCRDVFMAWCAIRGHNSTTVT is encoded by the exons ATGGACCTGAATTTTTACTCTGATCTGTCGGACGGAACCGGGCAGCCCGGTGACCCGGAATTCTTGGACCCCCAGGCGTTTAACGGATTTGATGCCGTTCAGAAG TTCCCAGGAGGCAATGACAACTACCTGGCCATCAGCGGCGAGGGGCATCACTTCCTGTCCTCCTCAGAGGTACAGCTCTCCTCCGCGTTCCCCGCTCAAATCCATCACGCAGAG ACGTTTCACACACCCAGTTTGGGCGATGAGGAGTTCGAGATCCCTCCGATCTCCCTCGACCCGGACTCCGCGCTCGGCGTCTCTGATGTCGTCTCTCACTTCGGAGAGCTGGGCGATGGCGGGCCGTCCTCCGGTGTTCCTGGGAACGCCGTGGTTGGAGGGAACGACCCCTCGTTCGCCTCGACCTTCGTGAACACGCCCTCGCAGGGCCTGGAGCACCTGAGCCTGATGGGCCAGCAGGGCGGCGGGCCGATGCTGGGCTCCACGCTGGGAATG GATCTCGGCCATCCCATCGGTTCACAGTTCAGTAGCTCTTCTCCGATGACCATTGACGTCCCTCTGAGTGACATGAATCACGGTCTGTTGGGGCACAACCAGCTGACcactattgaccaatcagagctcAGCGCGCAGCTCGGCCTGAGTCTAGGTGGCGGCACCATCCTGCCCCGCTCGCAGTCACCTGACCAGCCGCTGTCCGCCACCGACTCGCCGTCCGACTCGCTGCATGACGACGACATGGACGATTTCAGACGG AGCGTGCTGGTGGATTCTCCAGTGTCTCTGTCCGTGTCTCCCGGCGTCATCGCTCTCTCGCCGTCTCTGTCGGACCAGCCCGCCATCCCAGCGTCCTCTACTCCCGTACGGAAAGGAGTCGGTGGGAAAAAGGGTAAGAAGAAGAAGGACCCGAACGAGCCGCAGAAGCCCGTGTCGGCGTACGCGCTGTTCTTCAGGGACACACAGGCCGCCATCAAGGGTCAGAATCCCAACGCCACCTTCGGAGAGGTTTCCAAGATCGTCGCCTCCATGTGGGATAGTTTGGGAGAAGAGCAGAAACAG GTGTACAAGAGGAAGACAGAAGCGGCCAGGAAGGAGTATCTGAAGGCGCTGGCCGCTTATAAAGCCAATCAGCTGTCGCAG CCGACTATTGAAGTGTTAGATGCCCCGCCGTCTCCTCCTCCTCCGGCCGCCGTCGCCCCGCCTCCCGAACCCACGCCAGTCGCCGCCCCGACGCGCTCGTCCCGCATCCCCGTACACGCGCCCGACAACAACACCATCACCAACATCTGCACGTCCAACATCATCTTAGACCTGCCGCAGGTGACGACGCGCTCGCGCACAGGCGCGCACAAACCCCCGGCCCCGCCTCCGGCCCCGCCCACCGTTAGCAAGATCGTGATATCCAAGCAGCAGCTGCAGTCGCCTCGGCAGCCTCCGCCCCTCCAGCAGATGCAGAACACGCCTCCACCGCCGCGGCTGCAGCAGATGGTACATTCCCCGGCTCCGCCCCCTCTGCAGGCCAAACCGCGCGGAGCCGCCGCCGCGGGACAGGTGGTCGCCACGGCGCCGCCGCCGCCTCTGCAGATCAAGATCGTCCCCGCCCCCGCGCAGACTGATGCCAGCGCTCCCATTATCGTGACGACGGCTGGGGCGCCACTCGCATCATCGGCCGCCTCTGCGGTGGAGGTGGCGCAGCCCGCGGCCATCGTCACGACCCTGTCGCCGTCGGCAACGGAGGACGCGGCTGAAGAAGGG ATGGAGGTGGAGCTGAACGTTTCTCCGGCTCCAGCCGTGACTCCTGCAGGCGCTCCCAGTGTGTGTGTCCGCGCCGGCTGCAACAACCCGCCTATAGAGAGCAAAGACTGGGACCGAGAGTACTGCAGCAACGAGTGTGTGGCTACACACtgcag GGACGTGTTCATGGCCTGGTGTGCGATCAGAGGACACAACTCCACCACTGTCACATAG
- the tox4b gene encoding TOX high mobility group box family member 4b isoform X7: MDLNFYSDLSDGTGQPGDPEFLDPQAFNGFDAVQKFPGGNDNYLAISGEGHHFLSSSETFHTPSLGDEEFEIPPISLDPDSALGVSDVVSHFGELGDGGPSSGVPGNAVVGGNDPSFASTFVNTPSQGLEHLSLMGQQGGGPMLGSTLGMDLGHPIGSQFSSSSPMTIDVPLSDMNHGLLGHNQLTTIDQSELSAQLGLSLGGGTILPRSQSPDQPLSATDSPSDSLHDDDMDDFRRKSVLVDSPVSLSVSPGVIALSPSLSDQPAIPASSTPVRKGVGGKKGKKKKDPNEPQKPVSAYALFFRDTQAAIKGQNPNATFGEVSKIVASMWDSLGEEQKQVYKRKTEAARKEYLKALAAYKANQLSQPTIEVLDAPPSPPPPAAVAPPPEPTPVAAPTRSSRIPVHAPDNNTITNICTSNIILDLPQVTTRSRTGAHKPPAPPPAPPTVSKIVISKQQLQSPRQPPPLQQMQNTPPPPRLQQMVHSPAPPPLQAKPRGAAAAGQVVATAPPPPLQIKIVPAPAQTDASAPIIVTTAGAPLASSAASAVEVAQPAAIVTTLSPSATEDAAEEGMEVELNVSPAPAVTPAGAPSVCVRAGCNNPPIESKDWDREYCSNECVATHCRDVFMAWCAIRGHNSTTVT, translated from the exons ATGGACCTGAATTTTTACTCTGATCTGTCGGACGGAACCGGGCAGCCCGGTGACCCGGAATTCTTGGACCCCCAGGCGTTTAACGGATTTGATGCCGTTCAGAAG TTCCCAGGAGGCAATGACAACTACCTGGCCATCAGCGGCGAGGGGCATCACTTCCTGTCCTCCTCAGAG ACGTTTCACACACCCAGTTTGGGCGATGAGGAGTTCGAGATCCCTCCGATCTCCCTCGACCCGGACTCCGCGCTCGGCGTCTCTGATGTCGTCTCTCACTTCGGAGAGCTGGGCGATGGCGGGCCGTCCTCCGGTGTTCCTGGGAACGCCGTGGTTGGAGGGAACGACCCCTCGTTCGCCTCGACCTTCGTGAACACGCCCTCGCAGGGCCTGGAGCACCTGAGCCTGATGGGCCAGCAGGGCGGCGGGCCGATGCTGGGCTCCACGCTGGGAATG GATCTCGGCCATCCCATCGGTTCACAGTTCAGTAGCTCTTCTCCGATGACCATTGACGTCCCTCTGAGTGACATGAATCACGGTCTGTTGGGGCACAACCAGCTGACcactattgaccaatcagagctcAGCGCGCAGCTCGGCCTGAGTCTAGGTGGCGGCACCATCCTGCCCCGCTCGCAGTCACCTGACCAGCCGCTGTCCGCCACCGACTCGCCGTCCGACTCGCTGCATGACGACGACATGGACGATTTCAGACGG AAGAGCGTGCTGGTGGATTCTCCAGTGTCTCTGTCCGTGTCTCCCGGCGTCATCGCTCTCTCGCCGTCTCTGTCGGACCAGCCCGCCATCCCAGCGTCCTCTACTCCCGTACGGAAAGGAGTCGGTGGGAAAAAGGGTAAGAAGAAGAAGGACCCGAACGAGCCGCAGAAGCCCGTGTCGGCGTACGCGCTGTTCTTCAGGGACACACAGGCCGCCATCAAGGGTCAGAATCCCAACGCCACCTTCGGAGAGGTTTCCAAGATCGTCGCCTCCATGTGGGATAGTTTGGGAGAAGAGCAGAAACAG GTGTACAAGAGGAAGACAGAAGCGGCCAGGAAGGAGTATCTGAAGGCGCTGGCCGCTTATAAAGCCAATCAGCTGTCGCAG CCGACTATTGAAGTGTTAGATGCCCCGCCGTCTCCTCCTCCTCCGGCCGCCGTCGCCCCGCCTCCCGAACCCACGCCAGTCGCCGCCCCGACGCGCTCGTCCCGCATCCCCGTACACGCGCCCGACAACAACACCATCACCAACATCTGCACGTCCAACATCATCTTAGACCTGCCGCAGGTGACGACGCGCTCGCGCACAGGCGCGCACAAACCCCCGGCCCCGCCTCCGGCCCCGCCCACCGTTAGCAAGATCGTGATATCCAAGCAGCAGCTGCAGTCGCCTCGGCAGCCTCCGCCCCTCCAGCAGATGCAGAACACGCCTCCACCGCCGCGGCTGCAGCAGATGGTACATTCCCCGGCTCCGCCCCCTCTGCAGGCCAAACCGCGCGGAGCCGCCGCCGCGGGACAGGTGGTCGCCACGGCGCCGCCGCCGCCTCTGCAGATCAAGATCGTCCCCGCCCCCGCGCAGACTGATGCCAGCGCTCCCATTATCGTGACGACGGCTGGGGCGCCACTCGCATCATCGGCCGCCTCTGCGGTGGAGGTGGCGCAGCCCGCGGCCATCGTCACGACCCTGTCGCCGTCGGCAACGGAGGACGCGGCTGAAGAAGGG ATGGAGGTGGAGCTGAACGTTTCTCCGGCTCCAGCCGTGACTCCTGCAGGCGCTCCCAGTGTGTGTGTCCGCGCCGGCTGCAACAACCCGCCTATAGAGAGCAAAGACTGGGACCGAGAGTACTGCAGCAACGAGTGTGTGGCTACACACtgcag GGACGTGTTCATGGCCTGGTGTGCGATCAGAGGACACAACTCCACCACTGTCACATAG
- the tox4b gene encoding TOX high mobility group box family member 4b isoform X1 — protein sequence MDLNFYSDLSDGTGQPGDPEFLDPQAFNGFDAVQKFPGGNDNYLAISGEGHHFLSSSEVQLSSAFPAQIHHAETFHTPSLGDEEFEIPPISLDPDSALGVSDVVSHFGELGDGGPSSGVPGNAVVGGNDPSFASTFVNTPSQGLEHLSLMGQQGGGPMLGSTLGMDLGHPIGSQFSSSSPMTIDVPLSDMNHGLLGHNQLTTIDQSELSAQLGLSLGGGTILPRSQSPDQPLSATDSPSDSLHDDDMDDFRRKSVLVDSPVSLSVSPGVIALSPSLSDQPAIPASSTPVRKGVGGKKGKKKKDPNEPQKPVSAYALFFRDTQAAIKGQNPNATFGEVSKIVASMWDSLGEEQKQVYKRKTEAARKEYLKALAAYKANQLSQQPTIEVLDAPPSPPPPAAVAPPPEPTPVAAPTRSSRIPVHAPDNNTITNICTSNIILDLPQVTTRSRTGAHKPPAPPPAPPTVSKIVISKQQLQSPRQPPPLQQMQNTPPPPRLQQMVHSPAPPPLQAKPRGAAAAGQVVATAPPPPLQIKIVPAPAQTDASAPIIVTTAGAPLASSAASAVEVAQPAAIVTTLSPSATEDAAEEGMEVELNVSPAPAVTPAGAPSVCVRAGCNNPPIESKDWDREYCSNECVATHCRDVFMAWCAIRGHNSTTVT from the exons ATGGACCTGAATTTTTACTCTGATCTGTCGGACGGAACCGGGCAGCCCGGTGACCCGGAATTCTTGGACCCCCAGGCGTTTAACGGATTTGATGCCGTTCAGAAG TTCCCAGGAGGCAATGACAACTACCTGGCCATCAGCGGCGAGGGGCATCACTTCCTGTCCTCCTCAGAGGTACAGCTCTCCTCCGCGTTCCCCGCTCAAATCCATCACGCAGAG ACGTTTCACACACCCAGTTTGGGCGATGAGGAGTTCGAGATCCCTCCGATCTCCCTCGACCCGGACTCCGCGCTCGGCGTCTCTGATGTCGTCTCTCACTTCGGAGAGCTGGGCGATGGCGGGCCGTCCTCCGGTGTTCCTGGGAACGCCGTGGTTGGAGGGAACGACCCCTCGTTCGCCTCGACCTTCGTGAACACGCCCTCGCAGGGCCTGGAGCACCTGAGCCTGATGGGCCAGCAGGGCGGCGGGCCGATGCTGGGCTCCACGCTGGGAATG GATCTCGGCCATCCCATCGGTTCACAGTTCAGTAGCTCTTCTCCGATGACCATTGACGTCCCTCTGAGTGACATGAATCACGGTCTGTTGGGGCACAACCAGCTGACcactattgaccaatcagagctcAGCGCGCAGCTCGGCCTGAGTCTAGGTGGCGGCACCATCCTGCCCCGCTCGCAGTCACCTGACCAGCCGCTGTCCGCCACCGACTCGCCGTCCGACTCGCTGCATGACGACGACATGGACGATTTCAGACGG AAGAGCGTGCTGGTGGATTCTCCAGTGTCTCTGTCCGTGTCTCCCGGCGTCATCGCTCTCTCGCCGTCTCTGTCGGACCAGCCCGCCATCCCAGCGTCCTCTACTCCCGTACGGAAAGGAGTCGGTGGGAAAAAGGGTAAGAAGAAGAAGGACCCGAACGAGCCGCAGAAGCCCGTGTCGGCGTACGCGCTGTTCTTCAGGGACACACAGGCCGCCATCAAGGGTCAGAATCCCAACGCCACCTTCGGAGAGGTTTCCAAGATCGTCGCCTCCATGTGGGATAGTTTGGGAGAAGAGCAGAAACAG GTGTACAAGAGGAAGACAGAAGCGGCCAGGAAGGAGTATCTGAAGGCGCTGGCCGCTTATAAAGCCAATCAGCTGTCGCAG CAGCCGACTATTGAAGTGTTAGATGCCCCGCCGTCTCCTCCTCCTCCGGCCGCCGTCGCCCCGCCTCCCGAACCCACGCCAGTCGCCGCCCCGACGCGCTCGTCCCGCATCCCCGTACACGCGCCCGACAACAACACCATCACCAACATCTGCACGTCCAACATCATCTTAGACCTGCCGCAGGTGACGACGCGCTCGCGCACAGGCGCGCACAAACCCCCGGCCCCGCCTCCGGCCCCGCCCACCGTTAGCAAGATCGTGATATCCAAGCAGCAGCTGCAGTCGCCTCGGCAGCCTCCGCCCCTCCAGCAGATGCAGAACACGCCTCCACCGCCGCGGCTGCAGCAGATGGTACATTCCCCGGCTCCGCCCCCTCTGCAGGCCAAACCGCGCGGAGCCGCCGCCGCGGGACAGGTGGTCGCCACGGCGCCGCCGCCGCCTCTGCAGATCAAGATCGTCCCCGCCCCCGCGCAGACTGATGCCAGCGCTCCCATTATCGTGACGACGGCTGGGGCGCCACTCGCATCATCGGCCGCCTCTGCGGTGGAGGTGGCGCAGCCCGCGGCCATCGTCACGACCCTGTCGCCGTCGGCAACGGAGGACGCGGCTGAAGAAGGG ATGGAGGTGGAGCTGAACGTTTCTCCGGCTCCAGCCGTGACTCCTGCAGGCGCTCCCAGTGTGTGTGTCCGCGCCGGCTGCAACAACCCGCCTATAGAGAGCAAAGACTGGGACCGAGAGTACTGCAGCAACGAGTGTGTGGCTACACACtgcag GGACGTGTTCATGGCCTGGTGTGCGATCAGAGGACACAACTCCACCACTGTCACATAG
- the tox4b gene encoding TOX high mobility group box family member 4b isoform X3, protein MDLNFYSDLSDGTGQPGDPEFLDPQAFNGFDAVQKFPGGNDNYLAISGEGHHFLSSSEVQLSSAFPAQIHHAETFHTPSLGDEEFEIPPISLDPDSALGVSDVVSHFGELGDGGPSSGVPGNAVVGGNDPSFASTFVNTPSQGLEHLSLMGQQGGGPMLGSTLGMDLGHPIGSQFSSSSPMTIDVPLSDMNHGLLGHNQLTTIDQSELSAQLGLSLGGGTILPRSQSPDQPLSATDSPSDSLHDDDMDDFRRKSVLVDSPVSLSVSPGVIALSPSLSDQPAIPASSTPVRKGVGGKKGKKKKDPNEPQKPVSAYALFFRDTQAAIKGQNPNATFGEVSKIVASMWDSLGEEQKQVYKRKTEAARKEYLKALAAYKANQLSQPTIEVLDAPPSPPPPAAVAPPPEPTPVAAPTRSSRIPVHAPDNNTITNICTSNIILDLPQVTTRSRTGAHKPPAPPPAPPTVSKIVISKQQLQSPRQPPPLQQMQNTPPPPRLQQMVHSPAPPPLQAKPRGAAAAGQVVATAPPPPLQIKIVPAPAQTDASAPIIVTTAGAPLASSAASAVEVAQPAAIVTTLSPSATEDAAEEGMEVELNVSPAPAVTPAGAPSVCVRAGCNNPPIESKDWDREYCSNECVATHCRDVFMAWCAIRGHNSTTVT, encoded by the exons ATGGACCTGAATTTTTACTCTGATCTGTCGGACGGAACCGGGCAGCCCGGTGACCCGGAATTCTTGGACCCCCAGGCGTTTAACGGATTTGATGCCGTTCAGAAG TTCCCAGGAGGCAATGACAACTACCTGGCCATCAGCGGCGAGGGGCATCACTTCCTGTCCTCCTCAGAGGTACAGCTCTCCTCCGCGTTCCCCGCTCAAATCCATCACGCAGAG ACGTTTCACACACCCAGTTTGGGCGATGAGGAGTTCGAGATCCCTCCGATCTCCCTCGACCCGGACTCCGCGCTCGGCGTCTCTGATGTCGTCTCTCACTTCGGAGAGCTGGGCGATGGCGGGCCGTCCTCCGGTGTTCCTGGGAACGCCGTGGTTGGAGGGAACGACCCCTCGTTCGCCTCGACCTTCGTGAACACGCCCTCGCAGGGCCTGGAGCACCTGAGCCTGATGGGCCAGCAGGGCGGCGGGCCGATGCTGGGCTCCACGCTGGGAATG GATCTCGGCCATCCCATCGGTTCACAGTTCAGTAGCTCTTCTCCGATGACCATTGACGTCCCTCTGAGTGACATGAATCACGGTCTGTTGGGGCACAACCAGCTGACcactattgaccaatcagagctcAGCGCGCAGCTCGGCCTGAGTCTAGGTGGCGGCACCATCCTGCCCCGCTCGCAGTCACCTGACCAGCCGCTGTCCGCCACCGACTCGCCGTCCGACTCGCTGCATGACGACGACATGGACGATTTCAGACGG AAGAGCGTGCTGGTGGATTCTCCAGTGTCTCTGTCCGTGTCTCCCGGCGTCATCGCTCTCTCGCCGTCTCTGTCGGACCAGCCCGCCATCCCAGCGTCCTCTACTCCCGTACGGAAAGGAGTCGGTGGGAAAAAGGGTAAGAAGAAGAAGGACCCGAACGAGCCGCAGAAGCCCGTGTCGGCGTACGCGCTGTTCTTCAGGGACACACAGGCCGCCATCAAGGGTCAGAATCCCAACGCCACCTTCGGAGAGGTTTCCAAGATCGTCGCCTCCATGTGGGATAGTTTGGGAGAAGAGCAGAAACAG GTGTACAAGAGGAAGACAGAAGCGGCCAGGAAGGAGTATCTGAAGGCGCTGGCCGCTTATAAAGCCAATCAGCTGTCGCAG CCGACTATTGAAGTGTTAGATGCCCCGCCGTCTCCTCCTCCTCCGGCCGCCGTCGCCCCGCCTCCCGAACCCACGCCAGTCGCCGCCCCGACGCGCTCGTCCCGCATCCCCGTACACGCGCCCGACAACAACACCATCACCAACATCTGCACGTCCAACATCATCTTAGACCTGCCGCAGGTGACGACGCGCTCGCGCACAGGCGCGCACAAACCCCCGGCCCCGCCTCCGGCCCCGCCCACCGTTAGCAAGATCGTGATATCCAAGCAGCAGCTGCAGTCGCCTCGGCAGCCTCCGCCCCTCCAGCAGATGCAGAACACGCCTCCACCGCCGCGGCTGCAGCAGATGGTACATTCCCCGGCTCCGCCCCCTCTGCAGGCCAAACCGCGCGGAGCCGCCGCCGCGGGACAGGTGGTCGCCACGGCGCCGCCGCCGCCTCTGCAGATCAAGATCGTCCCCGCCCCCGCGCAGACTGATGCCAGCGCTCCCATTATCGTGACGACGGCTGGGGCGCCACTCGCATCATCGGCCGCCTCTGCGGTGGAGGTGGCGCAGCCCGCGGCCATCGTCACGACCCTGTCGCCGTCGGCAACGGAGGACGCGGCTGAAGAAGGG ATGGAGGTGGAGCTGAACGTTTCTCCGGCTCCAGCCGTGACTCCTGCAGGCGCTCCCAGTGTGTGTGTCCGCGCCGGCTGCAACAACCCGCCTATAGAGAGCAAAGACTGGGACCGAGAGTACTGCAGCAACGAGTGTGTGGCTACACACtgcag GGACGTGTTCATGGCCTGGTGTGCGATCAGAGGACACAACTCCACCACTGTCACATAG
- the tox4b gene encoding TOX high mobility group box family member 4b isoform X5, whose translation MDLNFYSDLSDGTGQPGDPEFLDPQAFNGFDAVQKFPGGNDNYLAISGEGHHFLSSSETFHTPSLGDEEFEIPPISLDPDSALGVSDVVSHFGELGDGGPSSGVPGNAVVGGNDPSFASTFVNTPSQGLEHLSLMGQQGGGPMLGSTLGMDLGHPIGSQFSSSSPMTIDVPLSDMNHGLLGHNQLTTIDQSELSAQLGLSLGGGTILPRSQSPDQPLSATDSPSDSLHDDDMDDFRRKSVLVDSPVSLSVSPGVIALSPSLSDQPAIPASSTPVRKGVGGKKGKKKKDPNEPQKPVSAYALFFRDTQAAIKGQNPNATFGEVSKIVASMWDSLGEEQKQVYKRKTEAARKEYLKALAAYKANQLSQQPTIEVLDAPPSPPPPAAVAPPPEPTPVAAPTRSSRIPVHAPDNNTITNICTSNIILDLPQVTTRSRTGAHKPPAPPPAPPTVSKIVISKQQLQSPRQPPPLQQMQNTPPPPRLQQMVHSPAPPPLQAKPRGAAAAGQVVATAPPPPLQIKIVPAPAQTDASAPIIVTTAGAPLASSAASAVEVAQPAAIVTTLSPSATEDAAEEGMEVELNVSPAPAVTPAGAPSVCVRAGCNNPPIESKDWDREYCSNECVATHCRDVFMAWCAIRGHNSTTVT comes from the exons ATGGACCTGAATTTTTACTCTGATCTGTCGGACGGAACCGGGCAGCCCGGTGACCCGGAATTCTTGGACCCCCAGGCGTTTAACGGATTTGATGCCGTTCAGAAG TTCCCAGGAGGCAATGACAACTACCTGGCCATCAGCGGCGAGGGGCATCACTTCCTGTCCTCCTCAGAG ACGTTTCACACACCCAGTTTGGGCGATGAGGAGTTCGAGATCCCTCCGATCTCCCTCGACCCGGACTCCGCGCTCGGCGTCTCTGATGTCGTCTCTCACTTCGGAGAGCTGGGCGATGGCGGGCCGTCCTCCGGTGTTCCTGGGAACGCCGTGGTTGGAGGGAACGACCCCTCGTTCGCCTCGACCTTCGTGAACACGCCCTCGCAGGGCCTGGAGCACCTGAGCCTGATGGGCCAGCAGGGCGGCGGGCCGATGCTGGGCTCCACGCTGGGAATG GATCTCGGCCATCCCATCGGTTCACAGTTCAGTAGCTCTTCTCCGATGACCATTGACGTCCCTCTGAGTGACATGAATCACGGTCTGTTGGGGCACAACCAGCTGACcactattgaccaatcagagctcAGCGCGCAGCTCGGCCTGAGTCTAGGTGGCGGCACCATCCTGCCCCGCTCGCAGTCACCTGACCAGCCGCTGTCCGCCACCGACTCGCCGTCCGACTCGCTGCATGACGACGACATGGACGATTTCAGACGG AAGAGCGTGCTGGTGGATTCTCCAGTGTCTCTGTCCGTGTCTCCCGGCGTCATCGCTCTCTCGCCGTCTCTGTCGGACCAGCCCGCCATCCCAGCGTCCTCTACTCCCGTACGGAAAGGAGTCGGTGGGAAAAAGGGTAAGAAGAAGAAGGACCCGAACGAGCCGCAGAAGCCCGTGTCGGCGTACGCGCTGTTCTTCAGGGACACACAGGCCGCCATCAAGGGTCAGAATCCCAACGCCACCTTCGGAGAGGTTTCCAAGATCGTCGCCTCCATGTGGGATAGTTTGGGAGAAGAGCAGAAACAG GTGTACAAGAGGAAGACAGAAGCGGCCAGGAAGGAGTATCTGAAGGCGCTGGCCGCTTATAAAGCCAATCAGCTGTCGCAG CAGCCGACTATTGAAGTGTTAGATGCCCCGCCGTCTCCTCCTCCTCCGGCCGCCGTCGCCCCGCCTCCCGAACCCACGCCAGTCGCCGCCCCGACGCGCTCGTCCCGCATCCCCGTACACGCGCCCGACAACAACACCATCACCAACATCTGCACGTCCAACATCATCTTAGACCTGCCGCAGGTGACGACGCGCTCGCGCACAGGCGCGCACAAACCCCCGGCCCCGCCTCCGGCCCCGCCCACCGTTAGCAAGATCGTGATATCCAAGCAGCAGCTGCAGTCGCCTCGGCAGCCTCCGCCCCTCCAGCAGATGCAGAACACGCCTCCACCGCCGCGGCTGCAGCAGATGGTACATTCCCCGGCTCCGCCCCCTCTGCAGGCCAAACCGCGCGGAGCCGCCGCCGCGGGACAGGTGGTCGCCACGGCGCCGCCGCCGCCTCTGCAGATCAAGATCGTCCCCGCCCCCGCGCAGACTGATGCCAGCGCTCCCATTATCGTGACGACGGCTGGGGCGCCACTCGCATCATCGGCCGCCTCTGCGGTGGAGGTGGCGCAGCCCGCGGCCATCGTCACGACCCTGTCGCCGTCGGCAACGGAGGACGCGGCTGAAGAAGGG ATGGAGGTGGAGCTGAACGTTTCTCCGGCTCCAGCCGTGACTCCTGCAGGCGCTCCCAGTGTGTGTGTCCGCGCCGGCTGCAACAACCCGCCTATAGAGAGCAAAGACTGGGACCGAGAGTACTGCAGCAACGAGTGTGTGGCTACACACtgcag GGACGTGTTCATGGCCTGGTGTGCGATCAGAGGACACAACTCCACCACTGTCACATAG